tggaccccactcccctctcggagccagggatagaacccaggagccctggctcccctctaaccactggacctcaTTCCCCTCTcggagccagggatagaacccaggagtcctgactcccccttcccctctaaCTACTGGAcctcactcccctctcagagccagggatagaacccaggagtcctggctcctctctaaccactggaccccactcccctctcagagccagggatagaacctaagagtcctgactcccccctaaccactggaccccactcccctctcagaggcagggatagaatccagaagtcctgactcccctctcccctctaaccactagacaccactcctctcccagagccaggggtacaacccaggagccctggctccaagCCTGCTGCTCTCACCCAGTCAGGAAAGAGGGGGAAGGCTCACTGACTCACCAGGCCTCACAGAAGCTCAGGCAGAGGGGCACCTCCAGGATGGCTGTGgggcgctgggggtggggccagcggGCAGCACTGGGGGAGCAGCGGTAGAAGCATTCAACCCGCTGCAGGTAGTTCTCACACCTGGGATGGAGAATGGGGAGAGGGAGCATTAGAGTGGGGAGCCCCACAGGCCGCCTCTGGGGCACCATGGCTGCACCTCGAGCCGTGCACTGGCaggatgctgcagggagggggcaggggcttagCAGGGGGCACCATCCCCCAGCAGGCAGTGCTGACCCgagggcggcactagggggcgctctgctgctggTGGTCCCACCTGTTTAGGCTGGGATATAACTTAGGTCTTAGTGTAACCCTCAGCTTCTAGGCTAGAATTTCAAACAGAGTGTGACACCATCCACCAGCAGGGCACTGCTTTGGGGAAGCTCACAGCCGGGGTGGCTGGGTGCTAGCAGGGCACTGCTGCGAGGAAGCTCACAGCTGGGGGTAGCTGGCTGCTAGCAGGGCACTGCTGCGGGAAAGCTCACAGCCGGGGGTAGCTGGGTGCTAGCCgggcactgctgcagggaagcTCACAGCCGGGGGTAGCTGGGTGCTAGCGGCGCACTGCTGCGGGGAAGCTCACAGCTGGGGTAGCTGGCTGCTAACAGGGCACTGCTGCGGGGAAGCTCACAGCTGGGGGTAGCTGGGTGCTAGCAgtgcactgctgtggggaagttcaCAGCCAGGGGTAGCTGGGTGCTAGcaaggcactgctgtggggaagctcacagccaGGGGTAGCTAGGTGCTAGcaaggcactgctgtggggaagctcacagccaGGGGTAGCTAGGTGCTAGCAGGGCACTGCTGCGGGGAAGCTCACAGCCAGGGGTAGCTGGGTGCTATCAGGGCACTGCTGCAAGGAAGCTCACAGCCGGGGGTAGCTGGGTACTAGCAGGGCACTGCTGCGGGGAAGCTCACAGCCGAGGCAGGCGGAGGGAGGGGTACCTGGGACTGAGGCTCCCGCAGCGATTCCAGTAGCTGTTGTTGACCTTGGTGAGTGGGGCGCTGGAGATCTCCTGGGCCACCTCGGGGGAGCAGCAGGCATCTGGGAAGAAAACCCGGCCGTCCATCAGCACCAACCTTGACTCCCCACCCAGGGCCGGACCCCCACCACTGACCCCCACCCTCCCCGGGGCAGGGCCTGGCGTGTGAGGGGTGTTGGGCCCCTCTCGTTCTCCAAAGCATAGGGCTCCCCAGCAACACGGGGGCAAAGCCACTGCTCACAGGGTCTAGTGTGAGtgtagggggcaggggctggggagtcaggactcctggattctatccccagctctgggaggggagtggggtctagtgattagagcaggggggtggaaCTGGAGAAACCCCTTGAAATCACCTGCTCTGACCTAGTTTCGTCCTCCCGAGACCTTTGATTTTGTGCCTTCCCCGCTGCACGCCCCCCCGTGCCCATCACTCACTGGCGGCGTAGAGCTGGCAAACGCCCAGCTGCCCCTCGGGGCTCGGCACCGCCTTGTGCTTTCCTCCAGCCAGGCAGCGGCTGTCCAGGCCCCCAGCGCCTCCACACAGCACGGCCAGTGCCCAGCCGATGGCCAGCGCCCACACGTTGCCCCCGCCACTCATGGCACCTGGGAACAGAACCAAGGGGGGGAGAGTTGGTCAGAAGGGAAAGGTTGAAGGCTCCCCCAGTCacctgccctgggggtggggatgggatggggagcgGGGGAGGACAGTATGACTGGCTTTGGGGGTTGGGATGCCCCCACTCTGGGACCAGCTTGtcgtggggaagggcaggggtgaTGCTGAgtccagggagcaggggggcagtgTATGATGCTTTCCCTCTACCTCGCCCCCCAGCTGGGTCTCTCTCTGACAGCCGAAGTCC
The sequence above is a segment of the Gopherus evgoodei ecotype Sinaloan lineage unplaced genomic scaffold, rGopEvg1_v1.p scaffold_40_arrow_ctg1, whole genome shotgun sequence genome. Coding sequences within it:
- the RTBDN gene encoding retbindin, which encodes MSGGGNVWALAIGWALAVLCGGAGGLDSRCLAGGKHKAVPSPEGQLGVCQLYAANACCSPEVAQEISSAPLTKVNNSYWNRCGSLSPRCENYLQRVECFYRCSPSAARWPHPQRPTAILEVPLCLSFCEAWYEACKDDLTCARNWVSDWQWGPQGNNCSQDCVPYSQMYWDGRELCENIWGDSFIATQEPCPCLSLTGSDADPLPEDGDSSEEPDSTKAGSPGGPCPASSLLRRGLQKRSVFMEDMEGSGSGF